The sequence below is a genomic window from Anaerocolumna chitinilytica.
AAGTCTAACAATTAGTATATTAAAAAATAGTTGCATTGTCAACTATAATTTTGCCATTATTTTTATACAGACATAAAACAACAGTTGCATAACAGGGTCAGCCAGCACAAACTGGTACATACTTTACCTAATCCCTCCATTGTCCTGCCATAGCCTTCACCCATATTTTCATACCAGATTCCTCCGCCTTCCATTCTCTTTAGTAGAATCTGGTACTGCAGGTTATCCGGTTCTAAAGCTGCTGCCATTCTGGCTGATTCTAATGCCGTAACATTATTTCCAAGACCTTGGTTGGCAAGTGCATTATAGAAATGCCATGGGGCATTCCTCTCAGGGACAGATTCCAGCACTGTTACAGCCTCCCTGTAGTTACCTGCATTGAGATAGCTAACGGCAGCTCTTAAACTCTGCGGCTCCTCATAACTCTGGTATTGTCCATAACCAAAAGGCCCATACCCATAGGTCCCCTGAGTGCTGTTATAGGTTCCCTGATTATATGTATTTTGTCCATAATCCTGTCTGTATGCACTTTGAGAATAACTTGAATAATTACCATTCTCCCTGCTCTTTATTATACTGTTATAAGCCGCCTGTATCTCCTTAAAGCGCTCTTCTGCCAGTGCTTTATTCGGATTATTAATATTAGAATCCGGATGATATCTACGGCTTAAGGAACGGTATGCTTTTTTAACATCATCATCGGAAGCCTCAGGGGTTACTCCTAACACTTTATAAGGATCCGTAAACATAATTCCTCGCAATCTGCTTCAGACAAGTATGAATTATTAACCATAATTCATACACATGGGCTGGTATGGTGCTGGTATGAATATTAATCGCATAATTCATACTCATTGGCTAGTGTGTTTCTAGTATGCATTTTTAATTACATAAATCATACTCATTGGTTAGGTATGATTACTTGTAAGAATTATGAAAGCATAGTTCAGTTCATACATATTAATTGAG
It includes:
- a CDS encoding DnaJ domain-containing protein; its protein translation is MFTDPYKVLGVTPEASDDDVKKAYRSLSRRYHPDSNINNPNKALAEERFKEIQAAYNSIIKSRENGNYSSYSQSAYRQDYGQNTYNQGTYNSTQGTYGYGPFGYGQYQSYEEPQSLRAAVSYLNAGNYREAVTVLESVPERNAPWHFYNALANQGLGNNVTALESARMAAALEPDNLQYQILLKRMEGGGIWYENMGEGYGRTMEGLGKVCTSLCWLTLLCNCCFMSV